The following proteins are encoded in a genomic region of Populus trichocarpa isolate Nisqually-1 chromosome 13, P.trichocarpa_v4.1, whole genome shotgun sequence:
- the LOC18104687 gene encoding UDP-xylose transporter 3 has product MSEGQKFQLGTVGALSLSVVSSVSIVICNKALISTLGFTFATTLTSWHLLVTFCSLHVALCMKLFEHKPFDARAVMGFGILNGISIGLLNLSLGFNSVGFYQMTKLAIIPCTVLLETLFFRKQFSRNIQLSLSILLMGVGIATVTDLQLNVLGSVLSLLAVLTTCVAQIMTNTIQKKFKVSSTQLLYQSCPYQALTLFIVGPFLDGLLTNKNVFAFKYTPQVLFFIVLSCLISVSVNFSTFLVIGKTSPVTYQVLGHLKTCLVLAFGYVLLRDPFSWRNILGILIAVVGMVLYSYCCTIESQQKQNEVPVKLPEVKESETDPLISVENGTGILADVAVPNVPVWTSNKDLDA; this is encoded by the exons ATGAGTGAGGGCCAAAAATTCCAGCTAGGGACTGTTGGGGCTTTGAGTTTATCAGTGGTTTCGTCAGTGTCGATTGTAATTTGCAATAAGGCTCTTATTAGCACACTTGGCTTCACTTTTG CTACAACTTTGACAAGCTGGCATCTTCTGGTCACCTTTTGTTCTCTTCATGTAGCATTATGCATGAAATTGTTTGAGCACAAGCCTTTTGACGCAAGAGCAGTAATGGGATTTGGCATACTAAATGGGATATCCATTGGCCTTTTGAATCTTAGcttgggtttcaattctgttgGTTTTTATCAG ATGACAAAATTGGCGATCATCCCATGCACTGTTCTTTTGGAGACACTTTTCTTCCGGAAGCAATTCAG TCGAAATATCCAGCTTTCACTTAGCATTCTTCTTATGGGTGTTGGAATTGCAACCGTAACCGATCTTCAGCTCAATGTCCTGGGATCTGTCTTGTCTCTGCTTGCAGTTCTTACAACATGTGTTGCTCAGATT ATGACTAATACCATCCAAAAGAAGTTCAAAGTCTCTTCAACACAACTTCTGTACCAGTCTTGCCCCTATCAGGCATTAACTTTGTTCATTGTTGGCCCATTCCTGGATGGGCTTCTGACAAACAAAAACGTTTTTGCTTTCAAATACACCCCTCAAGTGCTG TTCTTCATTGTTCTATCCTGCCTGATTTCTGTCTCTGTGAACTTCAGTACTTTTCTGGTGATTGGAAAGACATCTCCTGTCACCTATCAAGTCCTAGGACATTTGAAAACATGCCTTGTTTTGGCATTTGGTTATGTTCTACTTCGTGATCCATTTAGCTGGCGCAATATTTTAGGAATCCTTATTGCAGTGGTTGGAATGGTGCTGTATTCTTATTGTTGCACTATTGAGAGCCAGCAGAAGCAAAATGAAGTGCCAGTAAAATTGCCCGAG GTCAAGGAAAGTGAAACTGATCCGTTAATCAGCGTGGAAAACGGAACTGGGATCTTAGCCGATGTTGCTGTACCAAATGTTCCCGTGTGGACTTCAAACAAGGACTTGGACGCATAA
- the LOC7465162 gene encoding uncharacterized protein LOC7465162 — translation MGDLQVCGFPTENGHLHHHHHHHNDHDHHHRLLGSGQDPVSPSSSSNPDPGSIVEDNWERAEEVATEIVYRIHPTVESSFKRKQVIDYVQRLIRYSLGFEVFPYGSVPLKTYLPDGDIDLTAISSPAIEEALVSDVYTVLRGEELNEDALYEVKDVHCIDAEVKLIKCIVQNTVVDISFNQLGGLCTLCFLEEVDRLVGKNHLFKRSIILIKAWCYYESRILGAHHGLISTYALETLILYIFHLFHSSLNGPLAVLYKFLDYFSKFDWENYCISLNGPVCKSSLPNIVAKPPENVSGELLLSDEFLKDCVNRFYVPSRKPEMNSRPFPQKHLNIVDPLKENNNLGRSVNRGNFFRIRSAFKYGGRKLGRILLLPREKIADELKTFFANTLDRHGSDYWSDVQNSELASVARSSDNSVSLSSHSDTCSEDNTRLKSTDGYDRDTLFSEKSDHTPQVHHPGLSGENGRIKNGISCREMLINSGTEDEMSCTVGSEPKQNHFANSNSVCSCTKHEGIAPSASTTPNSAESVPENLSPTLGGKYCAGIPRNSQPLKSLLGLRGDHDDHLQSLAYSQYCHMYAVSAPIPPCPSMSPQSENNNRWETVRQSLQLKRNGHSQMNTNHVYGTQFYCVNPVAPFRAATNSEEKKERRGTGTYIPNMSYHAYMGDRLYSGKGRTQALVNHGQLHKHAHENDLPTTSQVKNLSEHGHDLSEAEYPHLGNGKPMPPEAHHSYPSAWGSSNAYSSSRASVRTDCGSQGLQHPEGLPSTSDLGTSYSGASATSPVASVVEDPDSILETEQERALLQQYHLKDDVDFPPLTQKDL, via the exons ATGGGTGATCTTCAAGTTTGTGGCTTTCCAACTGAAAACGGCCAtcttcaccaccaccatcatcaccatAACGATCATGATCATCACCATCGCCTTCTGGGTTCGGGTCAAGACCcggtttctccttcttcttcttcgaatCCGGATCCCGGGTCAATTGTTGAAGACAATTGGGAGAGAGCAGAGGAAGTTGCAACAGAGATTGTTTATAGAATTCACCCAACTGTAGAATCCAGTTTCAAGAGGAAACAAGTTATTGATTATGTTCAAAGACTCATTAGATACTCTCTTGGGTTCGag GTGTTCCCATATGGGTCAGTTCCTTTAAAGACGTATCTCCCTGATGGGGATATTGACTTGACTGCCATTAGCAGTCCTGCCATTGAGGAAGCTTTGGTCTCTGATGTTTATACTGTTCTAAGAGGAGAAGAGCTGAATGAGGATGCCCTGTATGAAGTGAAGGATGTCCATTGCATTGATGCCGAG GTTAAGCTTATAAAATGTATTGTACAGAATACGGTGGTAGATATTTCCTTCAATCAATTGGGAGGACTTTGTACCCTATGCTTTCTTGAAGAG GTTGATCGGCTCGTTGGAAAAAACCACCTCTTCAAACGCAGCATCATTCTGATCAAAGCTTGGTGCTATTATGAGAGTCGTATTCTTGGTGCCCATCATGGTTTGATTTCAACATATGCTTTGGAAACGCTAATTCTGTACATCTTCCATCTATTTCACTCTTCCTTAAACGGGCCTTTGGCG GTTCTCTACAAATTTTTGGATTACTTCAGCAAGTTTGACTGGGAGAATTATTGTATTAGTTTAAATGGACCAGTCTGCAAATCTTCCCTTCCCAATATTGTTG CTAAGCCACCTGAAAATGTGAGTGGTGAATTATTGCTGAGTGATGAATTTCTCAAAGATTGTGTGAATAGGTTCTATGTCCCGTCAAGAAAGCCTGAGATGAACTCACGGCCTTTTCCCCAAAAGCATCTTAATATAGTTGATCCTTTGAAGGAAAATAATAACCTTGGGCGCAGTGTCAACAGAG GTAATTTCTTTCGAATAAGGAGTGCCTTCAAATATGGGGGTCGCAAGCTTGGCCGAATTCTTTTGTTACCCAGAGAGAAAATAGCTGATGAGCTCAAAACATTCTTTGCAAATACTTTGGATAGGCATGGAAGTGACTATTGGAGTGATGTGCAAAATTCTGAATTAGCATCTGTTGCTAGAAGTTCTGATAATTCAGTTTCACTGTCGTCGCATTCTGATACATGCTCTGAAGACAATACACGTCTGAAATCCACTGATGGCTATGATAGGGATAcattattttctgaaaaatctGATCATACTCCTCAAGTCCATCACCCAGGCTTATCTGGTGAAAATGGAAGAATTAAAAATGGTATCTCCTGTAGAGAAATGCTTATAAATTCTGGAACCGAGGATGAAATGAGCTGCACTGTAGGGTCTGAACCTAAACAGAATCATTTTGCGAATAGCAATTCAGTCTGTTCATGCACTAAGCACGAGGGAATAGCTCCATCTGCTTCAACAACCCCCAATTCTGCTGAAAGTGTCCCAGAGAACCTATCACCTACTCTTGGAGGAAAATACTGTGCTGGCATTCCTAGAAACTCCCAACCTTTGAAATCCTTGTTGGGCCTCAGAGGGGATCACGATGACCACTTACAAAGTTTGGCATACAGTCAGTATTGCCATATGTATGCTGTATCTGCACCTATACCACCCTGTCCTTCCATGTCACCTCAGTCAGAGAACAATAATCGTTGGGAAACTGTTCGACAGTCCCTACAGTTGAAGCGGAATGGTCATTCTCAAATGAACACGAACCATGTTTATGGAACACAATTCTACTGTGTTAACCCAGTGGCACCATTTAGAGCTGCTACAAATTCTGAAGAAAAGAAGGAACGACGAGGAACAGGAACATACATTCCCAACATG AGCTATCACGCATATATGGGGGATAGGCTGTACTCGGGAAAAGGAAGGACTCAGGCACTAGTGAATCATGGTCAGTTGCATAAACATGCCCATGAAAATGATTTGCCTACAACTTCGCAGGTGAAGAATTTGTCTGAACATGGCCATGATCTTTCGGAGGCTGAGTACCCTCATCTTGGTAATGGGAAGCCTATGCCACCAGAGGCTCACCACTCTTACCCTTCTGCATGGGGATCTTCCAACGCCTATAGCTCCTCCCGTGCATCAGTGAGAACTGATTGTGGATCTCAGGGCCTTCAGCATCCAGAAGGGCTTCCATCCACATCAGATTTGGGCACATCGTACTCTGGGGCCTCAGCTACAAGCCCTGTCGCATCAGTGGTTGAGGACCCTGACTCAATTTTGGAAACTGAGCAAGAAAG GGCGTTGTTGCAGCAATATCATCTTAAAGACGATGTTGATTTTCCTCCTCTGACTCAGAAGGATTTGTGA